One region of Cyanobium sp. M30B3 genomic DNA includes:
- a CDS encoding sulfurtransferase, with protein MAPSCIGPPPVNTPQTLSAPELQRWLAQGSPLQLVDVREDQELQLARLPHPVLHLPLSRSADWLGELPLNLERDRPIVVLCHAGIRSWQFASWLIDQQGYSQVWNLSGGIEAWSVEVDPSVPRY; from the coding sequence ATGGCCCCATCCTGCATCGGACCTCCGCCCGTGAACACGCCCCAGACCCTCAGCGCCCCCGAGCTGCAGCGCTGGCTGGCGCAGGGCTCGCCGCTCCAGCTGGTGGATGTGCGCGAGGACCAGGAACTGCAGCTGGCCCGCCTGCCCCACCCGGTGCTGCACCTGCCCCTGAGCCGCTCGGCCGACTGGCTGGGCGAGCTGCCCCTGAACCTGGAGCGGGACCGGCCGATCGTGGTGCTCTGCCACGCCGGCATCCGCAGCTGGCAGTTCGCCAGCTGGTTGATCGACCAGCAGGGCTACAGCCAGGTGTGGAACCTGAGCGGCGGCATCGAGGCCTGGAGCGTGGAGGTGGATCCCAGCGTGCCGCGCTACTGA
- a CDS encoding response regulator transcription factor, which yields MGAGTSPERDLSERELEIIELVAQGLTNQEIAGTLTISKRTVDNHVSNIFTKTGAKNRIALLNWAMDHGKICRDGFNCCALDDATQASSGQGGERRRFR from the coding sequence ATGGGTGCCGGCACGAGTCCTGAACGGGATCTCTCCGAACGGGAGCTGGAGATCATCGAACTGGTGGCCCAGGGGCTCACGAACCAGGAAATCGCTGGAACGCTCACGATCAGCAAGCGCACCGTGGACAACCACGTGAGCAACATCTTCACCAAAACCGGCGCCAAGAACAGGATTGCTCTCCTCAACTGGGCGATGGATCACGGCAAGATCTGCCGGGATGGCTTCAACTGCTGTGCGCTGGACGATGCCACTCAGGCGAGTTCAGGCCAGGGCGGAGAGCGCCGCCGATTCCGCTGA
- a CDS encoding citrate synthase: MAVSGTPSTSERSTPETSLFRPGLEGIPATQSAICDIDGQRGHLTYRGYDAASLAANSTFLETAYLLIWGELPSADKLGEFEHEVQMHRRVSFRIRDMMKSFPSQGHPMDALQASAASLGLFYSRRALDNPEYIYSAVIRLLAKIPTMVAAFQLIRKGQDPIQPRDDLPYAANFLYMLTEREPDPLAARIFDACLILHAEHSLNASTFSARVTASTLTDPYAVVASAVGTLAGPLHGGANEDVLSMLEEIGSADAVELWLDRAIANRQKIMGFGHREYKVKDPRAVILQRLAEELFDRFGHDPMYDLARQLEEQAASRLGTKGIYPNVDFYSGLVYRKLGIPCDLFTPIFAIARTAGWLAHWKEQLGANRIFRPSQIYTGSPLRDWVPLEDR; encoded by the coding sequence ATGGCCGTGAGTGGCACCCCCAGCACGTCGGAAAGGTCCACACCGGAAACGTCCTTGTTCCGGCCTGGTCTGGAGGGGATTCCAGCCACCCAGTCGGCCATCTGTGACATCGACGGCCAGCGGGGCCATCTCACCTACCGCGGCTACGACGCCGCCAGCCTCGCCGCCAACAGCACCTTCCTGGAGACGGCCTACCTGCTGATCTGGGGCGAACTGCCCTCAGCCGACAAGCTGGGCGAATTCGAACACGAGGTGCAGATGCACCGGCGGGTGAGCTTCCGCATCCGCGACATGATGAAGAGCTTCCCCTCCCAGGGACACCCGATGGATGCGCTGCAGGCCAGCGCCGCTTCCCTGGGGCTCTTCTATTCCCGCCGCGCCCTCGACAACCCGGAATACATCTATTCGGCGGTGATCCGGCTGCTGGCCAAGATCCCCACGATGGTGGCGGCCTTCCAGCTGATCCGCAAGGGACAGGACCCGATTCAGCCCCGCGACGACCTGCCCTATGCGGCCAATTTCCTCTACATGCTCACCGAGCGCGAGCCCGACCCGCTGGCGGCGCGAATCTTCGATGCCTGCCTGATCCTGCACGCCGAGCACAGCCTCAACGCCAGCACCTTCAGCGCCCGCGTCACCGCCAGCACCCTCACCGACCCCTACGCCGTGGTGGCCTCGGCGGTGGGCACCCTGGCCGGGCCCCTGCACGGCGGCGCCAACGAGGACGTGCTCAGCATGCTCGAGGAGATCGGCAGCGCCGATGCGGTGGAGCTCTGGCTCGACCGGGCGATCGCCAACCGCCAGAAGATCATGGGCTTCGGCCACCGGGAATACAAGGTGAAGGATCCCCGCGCCGTGATCCTGCAGCGCCTGGCCGAGGAGCTGTTCGACCGCTTCGGCCACGACCCCATGTACGACCTGGCCCGGCAGCTGGAGGAGCAGGCCGCCAGCCGGCTCGGCACCAAGGGCATCTACCCCAATGTGGACTTCTATTCGGGTCTCGTCTATCGCAAGCTGGGCATTCCCTGCGACCTGTTCACGCCGATCTTCGCCATCGCCCGCACGGCGGGCTGGCTGGCCCACTGGAAGGAGCAGCTGGGGGCCAACCGCATCTTCCGGCCCTCCCAGATCTACACGGGTTCTCCCCTGCGGGACTGGGTACCGCTGGAGGACCGCTAA
- a CDS encoding NADH-quinone oxidoreductase subunit J has translation MTIASTTQLICFAVLSATVVLGALGVVLLPNIVYSAFLLGGVFLSVAGLYLLLNASFVAAAQVLVYVGAVNVLILFAIMLVNKREDLSAIPGLALRRVLSGLVCGGLFALLLRVAFTTPWALPGPQSVGEEATIRIGEHLFSDYLLPFELASVLLLMAMIGAIVLARRDVFSTDIGTGEAADQGLIEKARTPLLLDTSASRR, from the coding sequence ATGACGATCGCCTCCACCACCCAGCTGATCTGCTTCGCGGTGCTCTCCGCCACCGTGGTGCTGGGTGCCCTCGGGGTGGTGCTCCTGCCCAACATCGTGTACTCCGCCTTCCTGCTCGGCGGGGTGTTCCTCTCGGTGGCGGGGCTCTATCTGCTGCTCAATGCCAGTTTTGTGGCCGCCGCCCAGGTGCTGGTGTATGTGGGTGCGGTGAACGTGCTGATCCTGTTCGCGATCATGCTCGTGAACAAGCGCGAAGACCTCTCGGCCATCCCCGGACTGGCACTGCGGCGGGTGCTTTCCGGCCTGGTGTGTGGTGGGCTGTTCGCCCTGCTGCTGCGGGTGGCGTTCACCACCCCCTGGGCGCTGCCCGGGCCCCAATCCGTGGGAGAGGAAGCCACGATCCGCATCGGAGAGCACCTCTTCTCCGACTACCTGCTGCCGTTTGAACTGGCCTCGGTGCTGTTGCTGATGGCGATGATCGGTGCCATCGTGCTGGCCCGCCGCGATGTGTTCAGCACTGACATCGGCACCGGCGAGGCTGCCGATCAGGGGCTGATCGAGAAGGCCCGCACCCCACTTCTGCTCGATACCTCCGCCTCCCGGCGATAA
- the ndhI gene encoding NAD(P)H-quinone oxidoreductase subunit I, which produces MFGFLKKVGDYTRDAVGAANYMTQGLAVTFDHLRRRPVTVQYPYEKLIPSERYRGRIHYEFDKCIACEVCVRVCPINLPVVDWVMNKATKKKELRNYSIDFGVCIFCGNCVEYCPTNCLSMTEEYELSAFDRHSLNYDNVALGRLPTSVTSDPAVFALRELAYLPKGEMDPHGVPDTAPRAGRLPEQVLETLPKPAPVAAAQPDAAPTEEKA; this is translated from the coding sequence ATGTTCGGGTTCCTCAAGAAAGTCGGCGACTACACCCGTGATGCCGTGGGTGCGGCGAACTACATGACCCAGGGCCTGGCGGTGACCTTCGATCACCTGCGCCGCCGGCCGGTCACGGTGCAGTATCCCTACGAGAAGCTGATCCCTTCGGAGCGCTACCGGGGCCGCATCCACTACGAGTTCGACAAGTGCATCGCCTGTGAGGTGTGCGTGCGGGTGTGCCCGATCAACCTGCCGGTGGTGGACTGGGTGATGAACAAGGCCACCAAGAAGAAGGAGCTGCGCAACTACTCGATCGATTTCGGCGTGTGCATCTTCTGCGGCAACTGCGTGGAGTACTGCCCCACCAACTGCCTGTCGATGACCGAGGAGTACGAGCTCTCCGCCTTTGATCGCCACAGCCTCAACTACGACAACGTGGCGCTCGGCCGCCTGCCCACCAGCGTGACCAGCGACCCGGCCGTGTTCGCCCTGCGGGAGCTGGCCTACCTGCCCAAGGGCGAGATGGACCCCCACGGTGTGCCGGATACCGCCCCGCGGGCGGGCAGACTGCCCGAGCAGGTTCTCGAGACCCTGCCCAAGCCAGCGCCCGTTGCGGCTGCCCAGCCCGACGCGGCCCCCACCGAGGAGAAGGCCTGA
- the sixA gene encoding phosphohistidine phosphatase SixA, whose amino-acid sequence MAGAELLLLRHGIAEERCPGRADAQRALTAAGRQRTAAVLERLLQLDLRCQQLLSSPLRRAHQTAELAVAAGLAPQLQLVEGLAPEGDPWPLLRWPAGVDRLALVGHEPDLGNLAAALIGAPPSALVLKKAGIALLQVSAVSPRPQARLRLLLGPAQLLAGS is encoded by the coding sequence ATGGCCGGAGCCGAACTGTTGCTGTTGCGCCATGGCATCGCCGAGGAGCGCTGCCCCGGCCGAGCCGATGCCCAGCGGGCGCTCACGGCCGCCGGCCGCCAGCGCACCGCCGCCGTGCTGGAGCGGTTACTGCAGCTGGATCTGCGGTGTCAGCAGCTGCTCAGCAGCCCCCTGCGGCGCGCCCACCAGACCGCCGAACTGGCCGTGGCCGCCGGCCTCGCCCCGCAGCTCCAGCTGGTGGAGGGGCTGGCGCCGGAGGGCGATCCCTGGCCCCTGCTGCGCTGGCCCGCCGGGGTGGATCGCCTGGCTCTGGTGGGCCATGAACCCGACCTGGGCAACCTGGCCGCGGCCCTGATCGGGGCGCCGCCATCGGCCCTGGTGCTCAAGAAGGCCGGCATCGCCCTGTTGCAGGTCAGCGCCGTCAGCCCCCGGCCCCAGGCCCGGCTGCGGCTGCTTCTGGGGCCGGCCCAGTTGCTCGCCGGCAGCTAG
- a CDS encoding methylenetetrahydrofolate reductase, with translation MLLHQALTSGRTAITAEVTPPRGGDPVRTLEAAACLRDRVHAINVTDGSRAVMRMSSLAMGKLLLDQGFEPVLQLTCRDRNRIALQAELLGAHALGLRNLLCLTGDPVRAGDQPGARAVNELESVRLLQLVEALNQGRDPVKGHLPDGGTAFFAGAAADPQSPSWSGLRSRLRRKQAAGARFIQTQMVTDGDALRRFIDDIAGPLGLPVLAGVFLLKSARNAEFINRVVPGANIPQRLIDRLASAADPAAEGVAIAAEQVAQYIRIAQGVHLMAIKAEERIPQILDLAGLEPLPAGGAAVDQQVFSCAAALRPTG, from the coding sequence TTGCTGCTTCATCAGGCGCTCACCAGCGGCCGCACAGCCATCACGGCGGAGGTCACCCCGCCCAGGGGTGGGGATCCCGTCCGCACACTGGAGGCGGCCGCCTGTCTGCGGGACCGCGTGCATGCCATCAACGTCACCGATGGCAGCCGGGCCGTGATGCGCATGAGCAGCCTGGCGATGGGCAAGTTGCTGCTGGATCAGGGCTTTGAGCCTGTGTTGCAGCTCACCTGCCGGGATCGCAACCGCATCGCCCTGCAGGCCGAACTGCTCGGGGCCCACGCCCTGGGCCTGCGCAACCTGCTCTGCCTCACCGGTGACCCCGTGAGGGCTGGCGATCAGCCCGGCGCCCGCGCCGTGAACGAGCTGGAGTCGGTGCGACTGCTGCAGTTGGTGGAGGCCCTCAATCAGGGCCGCGATCCGGTGAAGGGCCACCTGCCCGATGGGGGAACCGCCTTCTTCGCCGGTGCGGCGGCGGATCCCCAGTCCCCCAGCTGGAGTGGACTGCGATCCCGGCTGCGCCGCAAGCAGGCTGCCGGCGCCCGCTTCATTCAGACCCAGATGGTCACCGATGGCGATGCCCTGCGTCGGTTCATCGACGACATCGCCGGCCCCCTCGGGCTGCCGGTGCTGGCAGGGGTGTTTCTGTTGAAATCAGCCCGCAATGCGGAGTTCATCAACCGGGTGGTGCCTGGGGCCAACATTCCCCAACGTCTGATCGATCGTCTGGCCTCAGCTGCTGACCCTGCGGCTGAGGGGGTGGCGATTGCCGCGGAGCAGGTGGCCCAGTACATCCGCATTGCCCAGGGGGTGCATCTGATGGCGATCAAGGCCGAGGAACGCATTCCGCAGATCCTGGACCTGGCCGGACTGGAGCCGCTGCCGGCTGGAGGTGCTGCTGTGGATCAACAGGTCTTCAGCTGTGCGGCGGCCCTCAGGCCGACTGGCTGA
- a CDS encoding CYTH domain-containing protein produces MALEIERRFLVVDPAWRRHVAWQRQLQQGYLSQGGDALTLRVRISSAPPQAASAWLTLKAPPLQPQVGVDGLVRQEFEYPIPLPDAEAMLALTVQQVSKQRYGLALNGGHWVVDVFDGANHPLVVAEVELEHAEQDLRLPSWCGLELTGRHELSNASLARRPFRDWPTDQRQPLLQGLGYRE; encoded by the coding sequence ATGGCTCTGGAGATCGAACGGCGCTTTCTGGTGGTCGACCCGGCCTGGCGTCGCCATGTGGCCTGGCAGCGCCAGCTGCAGCAGGGCTACCTCAGCCAGGGCGGCGACGCTCTCACCCTGCGGGTGCGCATCAGCAGCGCCCCGCCCCAGGCGGCCTCCGCCTGGCTCACTCTCAAGGCGCCGCCACTCCAGCCCCAGGTTGGTGTGGATGGCCTGGTGCGCCAGGAGTTTGAGTACCCGATCCCCCTCCCGGATGCCGAGGCGATGCTGGCGCTCACCGTCCAGCAGGTGAGCAAGCAGCGCTATGGCCTGGCCCTCAACGGTGGCCACTGGGTGGTGGATGTGTTCGATGGGGCCAACCATCCTCTGGTGGTGGCGGAAGTGGAACTGGAGCATGCCGAGCAGGATCTGAGGCTGCCCAGCTGGTGTGGCCTTGAACTCACCGGCCGCCATGAGCTCAGCAATGCGTCCCTGGCCCGGAGGCCCTTCAGGGACTGGCCGACCGACCAGCGGCAGCCACTGCTGCAGGGCCTGGGCTATCGGGAATGA
- a CDS encoding NAD(+) kinase: MRLERVWLIARSGSQAAQRQARRCAADLRQLGVSVVTATSGLARDPYPGLLASEQHLPDLALVLGGDGTVLGAARHLAPLEVPILSFNVGGHLGFLTHERSLLKLAGEGNESLWQRLQHDRYALERRMMLEARIDRGDGVDEGSPAYLALNDFYFRPGLDEISSTCVLELEIDGEVVDQYRGDGLIVATPTGSTGYAMAAGGPILHPGLEGIVVNPICPMSLSSRAVVVPPRAQLCLWPLGESSRRVKLWQDGVQATTLEPGDRALVQRSRHAARLVTLEHSPSYYRTLTHKLHWAGSLVAAEPSHN; encoded by the coding sequence ATGCGGCTGGAGCGGGTCTGGCTGATCGCACGCTCCGGCAGCCAGGCGGCCCAGCGCCAGGCCAGGCGCTGCGCGGCTGATCTGCGTCAGTTGGGGGTCAGCGTGGTCACCGCCACCAGTGGGCTGGCCCGCGATCCCTATCCCGGACTGCTGGCCAGTGAACAGCACCTGCCCGACCTGGCCCTGGTGCTGGGGGGAGACGGCACGGTGCTGGGGGCCGCCCGGCATCTTGCCCCACTGGAGGTGCCGATCCTGAGCTTCAACGTGGGAGGCCATCTCGGCTTCCTCACCCACGAGCGCAGCCTGCTGAAACTGGCCGGGGAGGGCAATGAGAGCCTCTGGCAGCGCCTGCAGCACGATCGCTATGCCCTGGAGCGGCGAATGATGCTGGAGGCCCGCATCGATCGGGGAGATGGGGTGGACGAGGGCAGCCCGGCCTACCTGGCCCTGAACGACTTCTATTTCCGGCCAGGCCTCGATGAGATCTCCTCCACCTGCGTGCTGGAGCTGGAGATCGACGGGGAGGTGGTGGACCAGTACCGGGGGGATGGCCTGATCGTGGCCACCCCCACCGGCTCCACCGGCTACGCGATGGCCGCCGGGGGGCCGATCCTGCATCCGGGGCTGGAGGGGATTGTGGTGAATCCCATCTGTCCGATGAGCCTCTCCAGCCGCGCCGTGGTGGTGCCGCCCCGGGCCCAGCTCTGCCTCTGGCCCCTGGGCGAATCGAGCCGTCGGGTGAAGCTCTGGCAGGACGGCGTACAGGCCACCACCCTCGAGCCCGGCGACCGGGCACTGGTGCAACGCAGCCGCCACGCCGCCCGGCTGGTCACCCTGGAGCATTCCCCTTCTTATTACCGCACCCTCACCCACAAGCTGCACTGGGCCGGCAGCCTGGTGGCGGCCGAGCCATCCCACAATTGA
- the trpB gene encoding tryptophan synthase subunit beta, giving the protein MTATVSSAASPDPASLAPAVRPDPLGRFGPYGGQYVPETLMPALAELEAAAAEAWADPAFTERLNHLLRTYVGRPSPLYEAERLTEHYARPEGGPRIWLKREDLNHTGAHKINNALGQALLALRMGKQRIIAETGAGQHGVATATVCARFGLECVIYMGAEDMRRQALNVFRMRLLGATVQPVTAGTATLKDATSEAIRDWVTNVESTHYILGSVAGPHPYPMLVRDFHACIGIEARQQCQEAFGRLPDVLVACVGGGSNAMGLFHPFVEDTSVRLIGVEAAGEGVPSGRHAATITEGRVGVLHGAMSLLLQDDEGQVQEAHSISAGLDYPGVGPEHSYLRGIGRAEYAAVTDAEALDALQQLCRLEGIIPALETAHAFAWLEKLCPTLAPGTEVVVNLSGRGDKDVNTVADKLGDAL; this is encoded by the coding sequence GTGACCGCCACCGTTTCCTCCGCCGCCAGCCCCGATCCCGCCAGCCTGGCCCCGGCGGTGCGCCCCGACCCCCTCGGCCGCTTCGGCCCCTACGGCGGCCAGTACGTGCCCGAAACGCTGATGCCGGCCCTGGCCGAGCTGGAGGCCGCCGCCGCCGAGGCCTGGGCCGATCCGGCCTTCACCGAGCGGCTCAACCACCTCCTCCGCACCTACGTGGGCCGGCCGAGCCCGCTCTATGAGGCCGAGCGCCTCACCGAGCACTACGCCCGCCCTGAGGGTGGCCCGCGCATCTGGCTGAAACGGGAAGACCTCAACCACACCGGCGCCCACAAGATCAACAACGCCCTGGGTCAGGCGTTGCTGGCCCTGCGCATGGGCAAGCAGAGGATCATCGCCGAGACCGGCGCCGGCCAGCACGGCGTTGCCACCGCCACCGTGTGCGCCCGCTTCGGCCTGGAGTGCGTGATCTACATGGGCGCCGAGGACATGCGCCGCCAGGCCCTCAACGTGTTCCGCATGCGCCTGCTGGGCGCCACGGTGCAGCCGGTCACCGCCGGCACCGCCACCCTCAAGGACGCCACCAGCGAGGCGATCCGCGACTGGGTCACCAACGTGGAGAGCACCCACTACATCCTCGGCTCGGTGGCCGGGCCCCACCCCTACCCGATGCTGGTGCGCGACTTCCACGCCTGCATCGGCATCGAGGCCAGGCAGCAGTGCCAGGAGGCCTTCGGCCGCCTGCCCGACGTGCTCGTGGCCTGCGTGGGCGGCGGCTCCAACGCCATGGGGCTGTTCCACCCCTTCGTGGAAGACACCTCCGTGCGCCTGATCGGCGTGGAAGCGGCCGGTGAGGGGGTGCCCAGTGGCCGCCATGCCGCCACGATCACCGAGGGCCGGGTGGGGGTGCTGCACGGCGCCATGAGCCTGCTGCTGCAGGACGACGAGGGCCAGGTGCAGGAGGCCCACTCGATCAGCGCCGGCCTCGACTACCCCGGTGTGGGCCCCGAGCACAGCTACCTCAGGGGCATCGGCCGCGCCGAATACGCCGCCGTCACCGATGCCGAGGCGCTGGATGCCCTGCAGCAGCTCTGCCGTCTCGAGGGCATCATCCCGGCCCTGGAGACGGCCCACGCCTTCGCCTGGCTGGAGAAGCTCTGCCCCACCCTGGCGCCTGGCACCGAGGTGGTGGTGAACCTCTCCGGCCGCGGCGACAAGGACGTGAACACCGTGGCCGACAAGCTGGGCGACGCCCTCTAG
- the nuoK gene encoding NADH-quinone oxidoreductase subunit NuoK, with protein sequence MDSLTLSLSGGIPLQAYLVLAASLFCTGVWGLINSRNAVRVLMSIELMLNAVNINLMAFSSYLDGQLIRGQVFAIFVITVAAAEAAVGLAILLSLYRNRETVDMERFNLLRW encoded by the coding sequence ATGGACTCCCTCACCCTTTCCCTCTCCGGCGGCATCCCTTTGCAGGCCTATCTGGTGCTGGCGGCTTCCCTGTTCTGCACCGGTGTGTGGGGGTTGATCAACAGCCGCAACGCCGTGCGTGTGCTGATGAGCATCGAGCTGATGCTCAATGCGGTGAACATCAATCTGATGGCCTTCTCCAGCTATCTCGATGGCCAGCTGATCCGCGGCCAGGTGTTTGCCATCTTCGTGATCACCGTGGCCGCCGCTGAAGCGGCCGTGGGTCTGGCGATCCTGCTCTCGCTCTATCGCAACCGCGAAACCGTGGACATGGAGCGCTTCAACCTGTTGCGCTGGTAA
- the nuoH gene encoding NADH-quinone oxidoreductase subunit NuoH: protein MLSTTAPGAGSGLDLQASVEAALQGVGLSAGAAHLLWLPLPMVLVLVAAVVGVLVNVWLERKISAAVQQRIGPEYAGALGILQPMADGLKLVFKEDIIPARADGLLFTLGPVLVLIPVILSWLVVPFGQNLLISNVGVGIFLWISLSSIQPIGLLMSGYASNNKYSLLGGLRAAAQSISYEIPLALAVLAVVMMSNSLSTVDIVNQQSGAGILSWNIWRQPVGFVIFWICALAECERLPFDLPEAEEELVAGYQTEYSGMKFALFYLGSYINLVLSALLVAVLYLGGWGFPLPVEWLAGWLGQPVDAPVVQVITGSVGIVMTVLKAYLLVFLAILLRWTTPRVRIDQLLDLGWKFLLPIALVNLLVTAGLKLAFPAFFGG from the coding sequence ATGCTGAGCACCACGGCCCCGGGCGCCGGTTCCGGTCTGGATCTCCAGGCCAGCGTTGAAGCTGCCCTGCAGGGGGTGGGCCTGAGTGCCGGGGCGGCCCACCTGCTCTGGCTGCCCCTGCCGATGGTGCTGGTGCTGGTGGCCGCCGTGGTGGGCGTGTTGGTGAACGTGTGGCTGGAGCGCAAGATCTCCGCCGCCGTGCAGCAGCGCATCGGCCCGGAATACGCCGGCGCCCTCGGCATCCTCCAGCCGATGGCCGACGGCCTCAAGCTGGTGTTCAAGGAGGACATCATCCCGGCCCGGGCCGATGGCCTGCTGTTCACCCTCGGCCCGGTGCTGGTGCTGATCCCGGTGATCCTCAGCTGGCTGGTGGTGCCCTTCGGCCAGAACCTGCTGATCAGCAACGTGGGGGTGGGGATCTTCCTGTGGATCTCGCTGAGCAGCATCCAGCCGATCGGCCTGCTGATGAGCGGCTATGCCTCCAACAACAAGTATTCGCTGCTGGGTGGGCTGCGGGCGGCGGCCCAGTCGATCTCCTACGAGATCCCCCTGGCCCTGGCCGTGCTGGCGGTGGTGATGATGAGCAACTCGCTCAGCACCGTTGACATCGTCAACCAGCAGAGCGGTGCCGGCATCCTCAGCTGGAACATCTGGCGCCAGCCGGTGGGCTTCGTGATCTTCTGGATCTGCGCCCTGGCCGAGTGCGAGCGCCTGCCCTTCGACCTGCCCGAGGCAGAAGAGGAGCTGGTGGCGGGCTACCAGACCGAGTATTCGGGCATGAAGTTCGCCCTCTTCTACCTGGGCAGCTACATCAACCTGGTGCTCTCGGCCCTGCTGGTGGCCGTGCTCTACCTCGGCGGCTGGGGCTTCCCCCTGCCGGTGGAGTGGCTGGCCGGCTGGCTCGGTCAGCCCGTCGACGCGCCGGTGGTGCAGGTGATCACCGGATCGGTGGGCATCGTCATGACCGTGCTCAAGGCCTATCTGCTGGTGTTTCTGGCGATCCTGCTGCGCTGGACCACCCCGCGCGTGCGCATCGACCAGCTCCTCGACCTGGGCTGGAAGTTCCTGTTGCCGATCGCCCTGGTCAACCTGCTGGTCACGGCCGGACTCAAGCTGGCCTTCCCGGCTTTCTTCGGCGGTTGA
- a CDS encoding HrcA family transcriptional regulator, whose amino-acid sequence MEPVGSNTLVRRFGLPASPATVRSAMGALEQRGLLTQPHTSAGRIPSQQGYRLYVDELLPAPGAAAQQLTRELTGLSLQWAALDDLLLHLSRRLADLTGLLSLITRPVPPRPRASLQALRLVSSGDRLLVFLVGDAAAAHSLNLRLPQQARHDIGALEAWVGEQLRLGPIDWSSLPPQLSACGAVLRQGLASHQRARMEASQGTVATGLAGLLGQPEFRQTASLRPLVELVEGSPQQLLQQGGIWIGAEHPNQALHQCALVQADYHSRDGGVGQVALVGPMRMAYATARAAVQSVAQTLSRLLS is encoded by the coding sequence ATGGAGCCGGTGGGCAGCAACACCCTGGTGCGCCGCTTCGGACTGCCGGCCAGTCCGGCCACCGTGCGCTCGGCGATGGGCGCCCTGGAGCAGCGGGGCCTGCTCACCCAGCCGCACACGTCGGCGGGCCGCATCCCCAGCCAGCAGGGCTACAGGCTGTACGTGGATGAATTGCTGCCGGCCCCGGGTGCCGCGGCCCAGCAGCTCACCCGCGAACTCACCGGCCTGAGCCTGCAGTGGGCGGCCCTCGACGACCTGCTCCTGCATCTGAGCCGCCGGCTGGCCGATCTCACGGGTCTGCTGAGCCTGATCACCCGGCCGGTGCCCCCCCGGCCCCGGGCGAGCCTGCAGGCATTGCGGCTGGTGTCCAGCGGCGACCGCCTGCTGGTGTTCCTGGTGGGCGATGCGGCGGCAGCCCACAGCCTCAACCTGCGTCTGCCCCAGCAGGCCCGCCATGACATCGGCGCCCTCGAGGCCTGGGTGGGAGAACAGCTGCGCCTGGGCCCGATCGACTGGTCGAGCCTGCCTCCCCAGCTGAGTGCCTGCGGAGCGGTGCTGCGCCAGGGACTGGCCAGCCACCAGCGGGCCCGGATGGAGGCCAGCCAGGGCACCGTGGCCACCGGACTGGCTGGGCTGCTGGGCCAGCCTGAGTTCCGGCAGACCGCCTCGCTGCGCCCGTTGGTGGAGCTGGTGGAGGGCTCGCCCCAGCAGCTGCTGCAGCAGGGGGGCATCTGGATCGGCGCCGAACACCCCAACCAGGCCCTGCACCAGTGCGCCCTGGTGCAGGCCGACTACCACAGCCGCGATGGCGGCGTGGGCCAGGTGGCCCTGGTGGGGCCGATGCGAATGGCCTACGCCACGGCGCGGGCCGCCGTGCAGTCGGTGGCCCAGACCCTCTCCCGCCTGCTGAGCTGA
- a CDS encoding translation initiation factor, whose amino-acid sequence MAKKGGWQEFAGASSAASLARPSTAPPATPRAQQQVRVQRTKAGKGGKLVTAITGLELPEAEARSLLKQLKASAGTGGTLKDGVIELQGDQVAAALAALERAGFRPRQAGG is encoded by the coding sequence ATGGCCAAGAAAGGGGGCTGGCAGGAATTCGCGGGTGCCAGCAGCGCCGCCAGCCTCGCCCGGCCCAGTACGGCCCCGCCAGCCACCCCCAGGGCCCAGCAACAGGTGCGGGTGCAGCGCACCAAAGCCGGCAAGGGCGGCAAGCTGGTGACGGCCATCACCGGCCTGGAGCTGCCCGAAGCCGAGGCCCGCAGCCTGCTCAAGCAGCTCAAGGCCAGCGCCGGCACCGGCGGCACCCTGAAAGATGGGGTGATCGAGCTGCAGGGCGACCAGGTGGCGGCGGCCCTGGCGGCCCTGGAGCGGGCCGGCTTCCGGCCCAGGCAGGCGGGGGGCTGA